The following are encoded in a window of Roseivirga misakiensis genomic DNA:
- a CDS encoding SGNH/GDSL hydrolase family protein: MKNLKIYLLALLAFAFVIQSCDEDVDLILQQEIENPLPGEVTGTPGSLDLSNYVSIGNSIAAGFQDGALYTDAQNQSFATFLGTQFQVTGVGGQAFNVPSINSVNGLSGANPAGGFFGRFELSLSQLRPVPTEGELFGAFDGDNSALNNFAVPGMKVTDISLPSLAGSNQLYGRFASSPGTSTVLGDALATDPTFFTYELGSNDVLGYATSGGANIADITDAVSFQTSLQTSLSALVASGAKGVVMNVPMMLTAPFFRAVPYNAVPLDAATAQALNAGFAGFNQALAGMVQATLITQADMDQRMVAYQAGANPILIFDESLEDLGPKFDLLGLPAAARAGLEPFRQSRPAVATDLPLLTAATEIGRDVTGTGTVLSGISLPIADNFILTQAEQVDVITARVTYNTIISNVIQAINAAEGSTVLAEYDINVQLADIAGLNTATATQLGLSAEAIAAADGTLGIIVDGVSLAPDFSPNGVFSTDGIHPNPRGHGIVANAMIQLMNDTFGSTIPLMNVLALRGIIATD, encoded by the coding sequence ATGAAAAATCTTAAGATATATTTATTAGCACTGTTAGCTTTTGCCTTCGTCATTCAATCATGTGATGAAGACGTAGATCTCATTTTACAGCAGGAAATCGAGAACCCACTTCCTGGTGAGGTTACTGGTACACCTGGATCACTTGATTTAAGCAATTATGTTTCGATCGGTAATTCTATTGCTGCTGGTTTTCAAGATGGAGCACTTTATACAGATGCTCAGAATCAAAGTTTTGCTACTTTCCTAGGTACACAATTCCAAGTAACTGGTGTTGGTGGGCAAGCCTTCAACGTACCAAGCATTAATTCTGTCAATGGACTTTCTGGCGCAAATCCAGCCGGAGGATTCTTCGGAAGGTTTGAACTTAGTTTAAGCCAGCTTAGACCAGTTCCTACTGAAGGTGAATTATTTGGTGCATTTGACGGGGACAATTCAGCATTAAACAACTTTGCTGTTCCAGGCATGAAGGTGACGGATATTTCTCTGCCTTCACTTGCGGGAAGCAATCAACTTTATGGAAGGTTTGCTTCTTCTCCTGGGACATCAACGGTTCTTGGTGATGCCTTGGCTACTGACCCAACCTTTTTCACTTATGAATTAGGTTCTAATGATGTTCTTGGCTATGCAACTTCTGGTGGGGCAAACATAGCTGACATTACAGATGCCGTTTCTTTCCAAACAAGTCTACAGACTTCTTTGAGTGCCTTAGTAGCATCAGGAGCTAAAGGTGTGGTAATGAATGTTCCAATGATGCTGACAGCACCATTTTTCAGAGCTGTTCCTTACAACGCTGTTCCTTTGGATGCGGCAACTGCTCAAGCGCTGAATGCTGGCTTTGCTGGCTTTAATCAAGCACTAGCAGGAATGGTTCAAGCTACTTTAATTACTCAAGCAGACATGGATCAAAGAATGGTAGCGTACCAAGCCGGTGCTAACCCAATTCTTATCTTTGATGAATCACTTGAAGATTTAGGTCCTAAATTCGATCTTCTAGGCCTTCCTGCAGCAGCAAGAGCTGGATTAGAACCATTTAGACAATCTAGGCCAGCTGTAGCAACAGATTTACCACTGCTGACAGCAGCCACAGAAATCGGTAGAGATGTAACGGGTACTGGAACAGTTCTTTCAGGAATCTCGCTTCCAATTGCAGACAACTTTATCCTAACACAGGCTGAACAAGTTGATGTGATTACAGCAAGAGTTACTTACAACACGATTATTTCTAACGTTATTCAGGCGATAAATGCTGCGGAAGGTAGCACAGTGCTAGCTGAGTATGACATCAATGTTCAATTGGCTGATATTGCTGGTCTAAATACGGCAACAGCAACACAATTAGGACTTTCTGCGGAAGCAATTGCAGCTGCTGATGGAACATTAGGAATCATTGTTGACGGTGTTAGTTTAGCGCCTGACTTTAGCCCTAACGGTGTATTCTCCACAGATGGAATTCATCCAAATCCAAGAGGACACGGTATCGTGGCTAATGCAATGATTCAGTTAATGAATGACACCTTCGGTTCTACGATTCCATTGATGAATGTATTGGCACTAAGAGGTATAATTGCTACAGATTAA
- a CDS encoding DegT/DnrJ/EryC1/StrS family aminotransferase, producing the protein MPGFEIFGNEERKEVNDVLESGILMRYGFDHMRNGHWKAKELEKAITETFQVGHAQLTSSGTTALSTAMAVMGVGAGDEVIMPTFTFVASFEAIIAAGATPVLVDIDDTLCLDPKAVERAITPKTKMVMPVHMCGAMAQMDELQALCKAHNILLLEDACQAIGGTFNGQKLGTIGDGGTFSFDFVKTITCGEGGVFLTNNEEYFKNADHYTDHGHDHVGSDRGAETHPFLGYNYRISELHAAVGLGQIRKLDHILATQRKNNAVIKAALSQVEGVTFRRIADPAGDNASFLSFFLPTEELTRSAHKALLDNGLGGNFYWYDNNWHYIKKWEHLKNATSLFPLNPGLVEAIGKMDFENFQQSDAIMGRTISSLINLTWTDEQAQERAEKMAATIKSVLS; encoded by the coding sequence ATGCCTGGATTTGAAATATTTGGTAACGAAGAAAGAAAAGAAGTAAACGACGTTTTAGAGTCTGGTATTTTAATGCGATATGGCTTCGATCATATGCGAAATGGTCATTGGAAAGCCAAAGAACTTGAAAAAGCAATTACCGAAACATTTCAGGTTGGCCATGCACAACTGACTTCAAGCGGAACTACCGCATTGAGCACGGCCATGGCCGTAATGGGTGTTGGTGCAGGTGATGAAGTGATCATGCCAACCTTTACTTTTGTAGCAAGTTTTGAGGCCATCATTGCGGCAGGTGCTACCCCTGTACTGGTCGATATAGATGATACCCTTTGTTTAGATCCGAAAGCCGTTGAACGAGCCATTACTCCGAAAACTAAAATGGTAATGCCAGTTCACATGTGTGGTGCTATGGCACAAATGGACGAGCTTCAAGCGTTATGCAAGGCACATAATATATTGCTTCTAGAAGATGCTTGTCAAGCAATTGGCGGAACTTTTAATGGACAAAAGCTAGGAACCATCGGAGATGGCGGAACCTTCTCCTTTGACTTTGTAAAAACCATTACCTGTGGTGAAGGCGGTGTCTTTTTGACAAATAACGAAGAATATTTTAAAAATGCTGATCACTATACCGATCATGGACATGATCATGTGGGCAGCGATCGCGGTGCTGAAACTCACCCATTCTTGGGATACAACTACAGAATATCCGAATTACACGCCGCAGTTGGCCTAGGACAAATTCGTAAACTAGATCATATCTTGGCAACACAAAGAAAAAACAACGCGGTGATCAAGGCTGCATTAAGCCAAGTCGAAGGAGTTACTTTTAGGCGTATAGCAGATCCTGCAGGTGATAACGCTTCATTCTTGTCTTTCTTCTTGCCGACAGAAGAATTGACCCGATCTGCGCATAAGGCACTGTTAGACAATGGGCTTGGTGGAAATTTCTACTGGTACGACAATAATTGGCATTACATAAAAAAATGGGAGCACTTGAAGAATGCTACTTCACTCTTCCCGCTTAACCCAGGCTTAGTGGAAGCGATCGGTAAGATGGACTTTGAAAACTTCCAGCAGTCTGATGCCATTATGGGGAGAACCATTTCATCGTTAATAAACCTTACTTGGACGGACGAACAAGCCCAAGAAAGAGCCGAGAAAATGGCAGCTACCATTAAATCTGTTCTTTCATGA
- the kdsB gene encoding 3-deoxy-manno-octulosonate cytidylyltransferase: MKVVALIPARYDATRFPGKLMAKLGSKTVILRTYESVIKTGLFAETYVVTDSDVIYKEITSNGGKAIKSQKEHECGSDRIAEAAEQIEADIIVNVQGDEPFTKKAPLEQLLAVFEGKDADQIDLASLMQVLTKVNLIEDPNYVKVVVDNNDYALFFSRSPIPYPRNKEADTKYFEHIGVYAFRKQALLDFYHTPMTVLEDTEKIECLRYLEIGKKIKMVETEYMGIEIDTPEDLENAKAFIEED; encoded by the coding sequence ATGAAAGTTGTAGCACTAATTCCTGCACGATATGACGCTACAAGGTTTCCTGGCAAACTTATGGCCAAGCTTGGTAGCAAAACAGTAATACTCCGCACCTATGAATCTGTGATTAAAACAGGACTATTCGCGGAAACTTACGTGGTCACAGATTCTGATGTCATTTATAAAGAGATTACATCCAATGGTGGGAAAGCTATAAAAAGTCAAAAAGAGCATGAATGTGGTAGCGATCGTATTGCAGAAGCTGCCGAACAAATAGAAGCAGATATCATCGTGAACGTACAGGGCGATGAACCTTTTACCAAAAAAGCTCCATTAGAGCAACTATTAGCTGTTTTTGAAGGAAAGGATGCTGATCAGATCGATTTAGCATCGCTCATGCAAGTACTTACGAAGGTAAACCTAATAGAAGACCCGAATTATGTAAAAGTGGTGGTTGACAACAACGATTATGCGTTGTTCTTTTCTCGATCCCCTATTCCCTACCCTCGCAATAAGGAAGCGGATACAAAATACTTTGAACATATCGGTGTGTACGCCTTTAGAAAACAAGCGCTTTTGGATTTCTACCATACGCCAATGACGGTTCTTGAGGACACTGAAAAAATTGAATGTTTACGATATCTTGAGATTGGTAAAAAAATCAAGATGGTAGAAACAGAATACATGGGTATTGAAATCGATACGCCTGAAGATTTAGAAAACGCGAAAGCATTTATTGAAGAAGACTAA
- a CDS encoding iron-containing alcohol dehydrogenase family protein yields the protein MTTFKNFPMVKMVVYGRGSFDQTASILASQRKGDYPFIFLVDDIFKERESLISRIPLEKKDKVIFASAEDEPKTKQVDRIAKELIEEFGEVSGIIGLGGGSMLDLAKAVALMMTNPGSSADYQGWDLVKVPGAYHVGIPTLSGTGAEVSRTTVLTGPERKLGMNSDYTPFDQIVLDPALIKNAPKNQRFYTGMDCYIHCVESLTGTYLNAFSKSYGDKALELCEEVFLEKDVWDEDSDDKLMMASYHGGMSIAYSQVGVAHAVSYGLSFLLGTKHGIGNCIVFDQLEEFYPEGVEKFKAMVDKHQIHIPKGICAGLSDQQFEEMIDVALFLEPLWENALGSNWRDTITRKKLREMYEKM from the coding sequence ATGACAACATTTAAGAACTTCCCAATGGTTAAAATGGTCGTTTACGGCCGAGGTTCATTTGACCAAACCGCCAGTATTTTAGCTTCACAAAGAAAAGGCGACTATCCGTTTATCTTCTTGGTGGATGATATCTTTAAAGAAAGAGAAAGTCTAATCAGCCGCATACCACTTGAGAAAAAAGACAAAGTCATCTTCGCGAGTGCTGAAGACGAACCTAAAACCAAGCAAGTCGATCGTATCGCTAAAGAACTCATCGAGGAATTCGGGGAAGTATCTGGTATCATAGGACTTGGTGGTGGAAGTATGCTAGATTTGGCAAAAGCCGTGGCACTGATGATGACCAACCCAGGTTCTTCAGCCGACTACCAAGGTTGGGACTTAGTAAAAGTACCAGGTGCCTATCACGTAGGGATTCCTACCCTATCAGGTACTGGAGCAGAAGTTTCTAGAACTACCGTACTGACCGGACCTGAGAGAAAACTAGGGATGAACTCTGATTATACGCCATTCGATCAGATCGTACTAGACCCAGCACTGATTAAGAATGCACCAAAAAATCAAAGATTCTACACTGGCATGGACTGCTATATCCACTGTGTTGAATCATTAACTGGAACTTATTTAAACGCATTTTCAAAATCATATGGCGACAAAGCCCTGGAGTTATGTGAAGAGGTTTTCTTGGAAAAAGATGTATGGGATGAGGACTCTGACGATAAACTGATGATGGCATCGTACCACGGTGGTATGTCCATTGCCTACTCACAAGTGGGCGTTGCTCATGCGGTGTCATATGGTCTTAGTTTTTTACTGGGAACCAAACACGGCATAGGTAATTGTATCGTATTTGATCAGCTAGAAGAGTTTTATCCAGAAGGCGTAGAAAAATTCAAAGCCATGGTCGATAAGCATCAAATACATATTCCTAAGGGGATTTGTGCTGGGCTTTCCGATCAACAATTTGAAGAAATGATCGATGTGGCGCTATTCTTGGAACCACTTTGGGAAAATGCTCTCGGAAGTAATTGGCGTGACACTATTACGCGTAAGAAACTTCGAGAAATGTACGAGAAGATGTAA
- a CDS encoding sugar phosphate isomerase/epimerase family protein, producing the protein MKRRDFIGKTSLATAGLMTAPSLVSKALEDDIVKVFGFQAYTVRDVIYDDMAGTLKTLRKAGFSYMELFDFQEGKLLGKPIAEAKKIIEKSKIKVKSIHVPTGAAKGQNVSGTMRVDFQRAIDDAAELGAEYLVCPYLTADERKTIDQYKELAELLQKCGEMCQKSGLGFAYHNHEFEFEKLQGQIPYDIILETDPYYVKLELDMYWVRYSGLDPINLIRENAGRIPMWHVKDLALDDAKSMTEVGNGIIDWPQLFRYRAESGMRYFYIEQDRNFASNSVDSLRTSIKHLKKMRF; encoded by the coding sequence ATGAAACGCAGAGACTTTATTGGAAAAACCAGCTTGGCAACAGCCGGATTAATGACAGCACCTAGTTTGGTTTCCAAAGCATTAGAAGACGACATAGTGAAAGTATTTGGATTCCAGGCATATACCGTTCGTGACGTTATTTATGACGATATGGCCGGTACACTAAAAACACTTAGAAAAGCTGGGTTTAGCTATATGGAGTTATTCGACTTTCAGGAAGGAAAACTCCTTGGTAAACCGATCGCAGAGGCTAAAAAGATTATTGAAAAATCTAAAATCAAAGTAAAAAGTATCCACGTCCCAACGGGAGCAGCCAAAGGCCAAAACGTATCTGGCACCATGCGGGTAGATTTCCAACGGGCGATAGATGATGCTGCCGAATTAGGAGCTGAGTACCTCGTTTGCCCCTACTTGACAGCTGACGAAAGAAAAACGATAGATCAATACAAAGAGCTGGCTGAACTGTTACAGAAGTGCGGCGAAATGTGCCAGAAGTCAGGATTAGGGTTTGCCTATCACAATCATGAGTTTGAGTTTGAAAAACTACAAGGCCAAATTCCTTACGATATCATTCTGGAGACAGATCCTTATTACGTAAAATTAGAACTGGACATGTACTGGGTAAGGTATTCAGGGCTTGATCCTATCAACCTGATTCGTGAAAACGCTGGAAGAATTCCAATGTGGCATGTAAAAGACCTAGCACTAGACGATGCGAAAAGCATGACAGAAGTTGGTAACGGCATTATAGACTGGCCACAACTTTTCAGGTATCGTGCTGAGTCAGGTATGCGATACTTCTACATAGAGCAGGATAGAAACTTTGCTTCGAATAGTGTTGATAGCTTGAGAACAAGCATCAAACATTTGAAAAAAATGAGATTCTAG
- a CDS encoding GNAT family N-acetyltransferase — protein sequence MKVTKLTKASSKDAFLLSGIAQKAKAHWGYPAEWLELWKPDLTFDQDYLNSHNTYTISEDGTSTPLGFCIVIEEGNHFQIEHCWVNQSQIGKGLGKKLMEEVLKKEPYLNHEFQVLSDPNAVGFYEKFGFQVKQMIPGVPEGRELPLMVMTNHST from the coding sequence TTGAAAGTCACTAAACTAACAAAGGCATCGTCAAAGGATGCCTTTTTGCTTTCTGGCATAGCGCAAAAAGCGAAGGCACATTGGGGCTATCCAGCCGAATGGCTCGAATTATGGAAGCCAGATTTAACTTTTGATCAAGACTATCTGAACTCCCATAATACTTACACAATTTCAGAGGACGGAACTTCCACCCCACTAGGCTTCTGCATCGTCATTGAGGAGGGTAATCATTTCCAAATTGAACATTGCTGGGTTAATCAAAGCCAAATAGGAAAAGGTTTAGGGAAGAAATTGATGGAAGAAGTGCTGAAAAAAGAACCCTATCTAAATCATGAATTTCAAGTGTTATCAGACCCTAATGCGGTTGGGTTCTATGAAAAATTTGGATTTCAGGTGAAGCAAATGATTCCCGGCGTTCCTGAGGGGCGTGAATTGCCACTGATGGTCATGACGAATCACAGTACCTAG
- a CDS encoding sugar porter family MFS transporter → MQTNKLRFWSITVALAGFLFGFDTVVISGANQPIKELWNTSPFFHGTFIMSMALWGTVFGALLGGIPCDKFGRKKTLFWIGILYLVSALGSGLATDPYTFSFFRFIGGLGVGASSVAAPTYISEISGPKNRGQLVALYQFMIVFGILIAFISNYLLDGVGGANDWRYMLGIEALPAIVYSIMVLGVSESPRWLVLKKKAPVEALAVLKLINSENASTELDRITQDISPKTTRDRLFSKKYSRPIMLAFLLAFFNQLSGINFILYYAPELLDTAGITDALLSSISIGGINLIFTMLGMFLIDRLGRKQLMYIGSVGYIVGLAGTAYCFYNAADPLLLLSFILLFIASHAIGQGAVIWVFISEIFPNQVRAFGQSFGCGVHWVFAALITLLTPVFIDKEDGIFGENPWPVFAFFAFMMCLQLLFTWKVMPETKGKSLEVLEKELTRQIDR, encoded by the coding sequence ATGCAAACTAACAAACTTCGGTTTTGGTCGATTACAGTCGCTTTAGCCGGTTTTCTCTTTGGATTCGACACGGTCGTTATATCTGGAGCTAACCAACCCATCAAAGAACTCTGGAATACCTCCCCTTTTTTTCATGGCACTTTTATCATGTCTATGGCCCTATGGGGAACCGTTTTTGGCGCTTTACTAGGTGGTATTCCTTGCGATAAATTTGGACGAAAGAAAACGCTATTTTGGATCGGTATACTCTATTTAGTCTCTGCACTTGGATCTGGATTGGCTACAGACCCATATACTTTCTCTTTTTTTCGTTTCATAGGAGGCCTCGGAGTTGGAGCATCTTCGGTAGCAGCACCGACTTATATTTCAGAGATTTCAGGCCCGAAAAACAGGGGCCAACTCGTTGCGCTCTATCAATTTATGATCGTATTCGGGATACTGATTGCCTTTATTTCTAACTATTTACTTGATGGAGTTGGCGGCGCCAACGACTGGCGCTATATGCTCGGAATTGAAGCCCTACCAGCCATTGTTTATTCAATTATGGTGTTAGGCGTTTCAGAAAGCCCTCGGTGGCTTGTTTTAAAGAAAAAAGCACCTGTAGAGGCTTTAGCCGTATTAAAATTGATCAATTCAGAAAACGCTTCGACGGAATTGGATCGTATTACCCAAGATATATCTCCAAAGACTACTAGAGATCGATTATTTTCTAAAAAGTACAGCAGACCTATAATGCTTGCTTTTCTTCTCGCCTTTTTCAACCAACTATCAGGCATCAACTTCATTCTCTATTATGCACCAGAGCTACTTGACACAGCTGGAATTACCGACGCCCTCCTCAGTTCTATTTCCATAGGAGGAATTAACTTGATTTTTACCATGCTCGGAATGTTTCTCATAGATCGGCTTGGTAGAAAACAGCTTATGTATATTGGTTCTGTAGGTTATATCGTGGGCTTAGCAGGAACTGCCTATTGCTTTTATAATGCCGCTGATCCACTCCTTTTACTGAGTTTTATCCTACTATTTATTGCTTCACATGCCATAGGCCAAGGAGCAGTTATTTGGGTATTTATTTCTGAGATTTTCCCCAATCAAGTACGAGCATTTGGGCAGTCATTTGGTTGTGGAGTCCATTGGGTATTTGCCGCTTTAATTACCCTCCTAACCCCAGTCTTTATTGATAAAGAGGACGGCATATTCGGTGAGAATCCTTGGCCGGTTTTTGCCTTTTTCGCCTTTATGATGTGCCTACAATTACTATTCACATGGAAAGTAATGCCTGAAACTAAAGGCAAGTCATTGGAAGTCCTTGAAAAAGAACTCACTCGGCAAATAGACCGATAA